Proteins encoded within one genomic window of Rhododendron vialii isolate Sample 1 chromosome 1a, ASM3025357v1:
- the LOC131331891 gene encoding uncharacterized protein LOC131331891 has product MFYSTYKNLGLSPDHLQTATTPLISFTGAPVWPLDLITQPVRAGSRAIDVKFVEVNSPRPYNIILGRAWLHGMKGVASTLHQVMKFVGWNADIPVLENVGLPAEQRSTEELIRMPITEDEGRYFLVGSSLDETERMEMFNFLKADIKVFAWTLEEMPGVDPLFASHSLNVDLSRQPVVQKVRHSAALHVEVVMSEVD; this is encoded by the exons ATGTTCTACTCAACCTATAAGAATTTAGGGCTCTCACCAGATCACCTTCAGACAGCAACCACTCCCCTCATTAGTTTTACAGGTGCCCCAGTATGGCCGCTCGACTTGATTACCCAACCTGTGCGAGCCGGTTCCCGAGCGATAGATGTCAAATTCGTGGAGGTTAATTCTCCTAGGCCCTACAACATCATCCTTGGTCGAGCCTGGCTACACGGTATGAAGGGTGTCGCCTCTACCCTCCACCAAGTCATGAAGTTTGTCGGGTGGAACG CTGATATTCCAGTTCTTGAAAATGTTGGGTTGCCCGCCGAGCAACGATCAACTGAGGAGCTCATAAGGATGCCAATAACCGAGGATGAAGGACGGTACTTTCTCGTCGGTAGTTCTTTGGATGAGACCGAGCGTATGGAGATGTTCAATTTCCTCAAAGCGGACATCAAAGTATTTGCTTGGACTCTTGAGGAAATGCCAGGAGTGGATCCCTTATTTGCCTCCCATTCCCTTAACGTTGACCTGAGCAGACAACCTGTGGTGCAGAAAGTTCGTCATTCGGCAGCTTTGCATGTGGAGGTAGTGATGTCCGAAGTTGATTAG